Proteins encoded by one window of Pseudonocardia alni:
- the eda gene encoding bifunctional 4-hydroxy-2-oxoglutarate aldolase/2-dehydro-3-deoxy-phosphogluconate aldolase, producing MSEKLLELAPVVPVVVLHDAATAVPLARALVDGGLPVIEVTLRTPAALEAVRRIAAEVPDAVVGTGTVRTPDDVRASVDAGARFLVSPGATPRLLDAMEDSGLDFLPGTATISEMMAVAERGHTACKFFPAEAAGGRPFLASVAGPLPDLRFCPTGGITVDSAPGYLALPNVSCVGGSWLTPADAVAAGEFDRIRGLAAAAAALG from the coding sequence ATGAGCGAGAAGCTGCTGGAGCTGGCCCCCGTCGTCCCCGTCGTCGTGCTGCACGACGCCGCGACGGCCGTCCCGCTCGCCCGTGCCCTGGTGGACGGCGGGCTGCCGGTCATCGAGGTGACCCTGCGGACCCCGGCCGCGCTCGAGGCCGTCCGCCGGATCGCGGCCGAGGTGCCCGACGCCGTCGTCGGCACCGGGACCGTCCGCACCCCCGACGACGTCCGCGCCTCGGTCGACGCGGGCGCCCGCTTCCTGGTCAGCCCCGGTGCGACGCCGCGGCTGCTCGACGCGATGGAGGACTCCGGGCTGGACTTCCTCCCCGGTACCGCGACGATCTCGGAGATGATGGCCGTCGCCGAGCGCGGCCACACCGCCTGCAAGTTCTTCCCCGCCGAGGCCGCGGGCGGGCGCCCGTTCCTGGCATCGGTCGCCGGGCCGCTGCCGGACCTGCGGTTCTGCCCGACCGGTGGGATCACCGTCGACTCGGCACCGGGCTACCTGGCGCTGCCCAACGTCTCCTGTGTCGGGGGCTCCTGGCTCACCCCGGCCGACGCCGTCGCCGCGGGGGAGTTCGACCGGATCCGCGGTCTCGCCGCGGCCGCCGCCGCGCTGGGCTGA
- the nhaA gene encoding Na+/H+ antiporter NhaA produces the protein MNTTPASRRLFSRGSWAQARRVADVLRTETVGGVLLVIAAAVALLFANSPWRDAYTALAGFTVGPAALHLDLSLATWAADGLLAIFFFVVGLELKREFLAGDLRDPRTALLPVAAAVGGMAVPALIYVAINLANPDALVGWAIPTATDIAFALAVLAVIGTHLPTALRTFLLTLAVVDDLLAITIIAVFYTDQLSVPALLGALVPLALFTLAVQRGIRSWWVLLPLAAVTWVLVHESGVHATVAGVLLGFAVPVLGRRRVHGVSLSEHFEHRWRPLSAGFAVPVFAFFAAGVTVVGGEGGGIGGALLDTVTLGIVAGLVLGKTVGVLGATWLVQRFTRARLSDDLSWWDLLGLAQLAGIGFTVSLLVGELAFGTGTPQDDHVKIGVLAGSLLAALLATVVLRARNAHYRRIEQIETRDADGDGVPDVYQEGDPHRDG, from the coding sequence GTGAACACCACCCCCGCCTCCCGTCGCCTGTTCTCCCGCGGCTCGTGGGCGCAGGCCCGTCGCGTCGCCGACGTGCTGCGCACCGAGACCGTCGGGGGCGTCCTGCTCGTCATCGCGGCCGCGGTCGCGCTGCTGTTCGCCAACTCGCCCTGGCGCGACGCCTACACCGCGCTCGCCGGGTTCACCGTCGGGCCCGCCGCGCTGCATCTGGACCTGTCGCTCGCGACCTGGGCCGCCGACGGTCTGCTCGCGATCTTCTTCTTCGTCGTCGGGCTGGAGCTCAAACGCGAGTTCCTGGCCGGGGACCTGCGCGACCCGCGCACGGCGTTGCTGCCGGTGGCGGCGGCCGTCGGCGGCATGGCGGTGCCCGCGCTGATCTATGTCGCGATCAACCTCGCGAACCCCGACGCGCTGGTCGGCTGGGCGATCCCGACAGCCACCGACATCGCGTTCGCGCTCGCGGTGCTCGCCGTCATCGGGACGCACCTGCCGACCGCGCTGCGGACCTTCCTGCTGACCCTCGCCGTCGTCGACGACCTGCTGGCCATCACGATCATCGCGGTCTTCTACACCGACCAGCTGTCGGTGCCCGCGCTGCTCGGTGCCCTCGTACCGCTCGCGCTGTTCACCCTCGCGGTGCAGCGCGGGATCCGTTCCTGGTGGGTGCTGCTGCCGCTCGCCGCGGTCACCTGGGTACTGGTCCACGAGTCGGGGGTGCACGCCACCGTCGCCGGGGTCCTGCTCGGGTTCGCGGTGCCGGTCCTGGGGCGTCGCCGGGTGCACGGGGTGTCGCTGTCGGAGCACTTCGAGCACCGCTGGCGCCCGTTGTCGGCCGGGTTCGCGGTACCGGTGTTCGCGTTCTTCGCCGCCGGGGTCACCGTCGTCGGTGGCGAGGGCGGGGGGATCGGCGGCGCCCTGCTCGACACCGTCACCCTCGGCATCGTCGCCGGCCTGGTGCTCGGCAAGACCGTCGGTGTGCTCGGCGCGACCTGGCTCGTGCAGCGGTTCACCCGGGCCCGGCTGTCCGACGACCTGTCCTGGTGGGACCTGCTCGGCCTCGCCCAGCTCGCCGGGATCGGGTTCACCGTGTCCCTGCTGGTCGGCGAGCTGGCCTTCGGGACCGGAACCCCGCAGGACGACCACGTCAAGATCGGTGTGCTGGCCGGTTCACTGCTCGCGGCCCTGCTCGCCACCGTGGTGTTGCGCGCCCGCAACGCCCACTACCGGCGGATCGAGCAGATCGAGACGCGTGACGCCGACGGTGACGGGGTGCCGGACGTCTACCAGGAGGGCGACCCCCACCGGGACGGGTGA
- a CDS encoding metallophosphoesterase family protein: MRFVHAADLHLDSPLRGLSRLGDSGLATTLRAATRRACENLVDAVVDSRAEALVLPGDVYDGDWKDYATGAFFVRQLSRLHDEGIPVFLISGNHDAESEITRSLRLPPNTHRLSVDAPETVVDDDLGLAVHGQGFARRAVLENLVPAYPDRIPGLVNVGMLHTSVQGDDRHDTYAPCRPEDLSGCGYEYFALGHVHEQRAVCDGPHPAWFSGNLQGRHPQERGAKGALLVDAAPERWATVTPLVLDVARWELVEVDIAGLGGADEVYEAVESALRERCAAAAPRTVVAQVTLHGAGPAAADLTSAEGVRTELELLAERCGAVLEKVRNRTRPPAGALAVDPELTAAVSAAAAGLAAEPDRIRELAAPLEREVGRRLREAGLLDLRDDERLAALARQAEQQLLARMAGS, from the coding sequence GTGCGCTTCGTGCACGCCGCCGACCTGCACCTCGACAGCCCGCTGCGCGGCCTGTCGCGGCTCGGCGACTCCGGGCTCGCCACGACGCTGCGCGCGGCGACCCGGCGGGCCTGCGAGAACCTCGTCGATGCGGTCGTCGACTCCCGGGCCGAGGCGCTCGTGCTGCCCGGTGACGTCTACGACGGCGACTGGAAGGACTACGCGACCGGCGCGTTCTTCGTCCGGCAGCTCTCGCGGCTGCACGACGAGGGCATCCCGGTGTTCCTCATCAGCGGCAACCACGACGCCGAGTCCGAGATCACCCGGTCGCTGCGGCTGCCGCCCAATACCCACCGGCTCTCGGTGGACGCGCCCGAGACCGTCGTCGACGACGACCTCGGCCTGGCCGTGCACGGCCAGGGCTTCGCCCGCCGCGCGGTGCTGGAGAACCTCGTCCCCGCCTACCCCGACCGGATCCCCGGCCTGGTCAACGTCGGCATGCTGCACACCTCGGTGCAGGGCGACGACCGACACGACACCTACGCCCCCTGCCGCCCCGAGGACCTGTCCGGCTGCGGCTACGAGTACTTCGCCCTCGGCCACGTGCACGAGCAGCGCGCCGTCTGCGACGGCCCGCACCCGGCCTGGTTCTCCGGGAACCTGCAGGGCCGCCACCCGCAGGAGCGCGGCGCGAAGGGCGCCCTGCTCGTCGACGCGGCCCCCGAGCGGTGGGCGACGGTCACCCCGCTGGTCCTCGACGTCGCCCGCTGGGAGCTCGTCGAGGTCGACATCGCCGGACTCGGCGGCGCGGACGAGGTCTACGAGGCCGTCGAGTCCGCGCTGCGCGAGCGGTGCGCCGCCGCCGCGCCGCGCACCGTCGTCGCCCAGGTGACGCTGCACGGGGCCGGGCCGGCCGCCGCGGACCTCACCTCCGCCGAGGGGGTCCGCACCGAGCTGGAGCTGCTCGCCGAGCGCTGCGGCGCGGTGCTGGAGAAGGTCCGCAACCGCACCCGCCCGCCCGCCGGGGCGCTCGCCGTCGACCCGGAGCTGACCGCCGCGGTGTCCGCCGCCGCGGCCGGTCTGGCCGCCGAGCCGGACCGCATCCGCGAGCTCGCCGCCCCGCTGGAACGCGAGGTCGGCCGCCGGCTGCGCGAGGCGGGACTGCTGGACCTGCGCGACGACGAGCGCCTCGCCGCGCTGGCCCGCCAGGCCGAGCAGCAGCTGCTGGCCCGGATGGCCGGGTCGTGA